One window of the Macaca thibetana thibetana isolate TM-01 chromosome 1, ASM2454274v1, whole genome shotgun sequence genome contains the following:
- the CCDC163 gene encoding transmembrane protein CCDC163: MSRSLSWFEQLDVLLNTTDGNVARIKGLSELIDLCNCFFCSSGCILLGSPTQNSTAVTPTVLWEESEIMQKELKLLQYQLRPPYMFSNLSCLWPLPSPCLFLHLALNAVFWTVTVAGNFYGSQIPRGAPFLYWSPEAFSSMPRVLSKRAYSFGAPRCS; this comes from the exons ATGAGTAGGAGCCTCAGCTGGTTTGAGCAGCTGGATGTGCTTCTCAACACTACTGATGGAAATGTGGCCCGGATTAAG GGACTCTCAGAGCTCATTGACCTGTGCAACTGTTTCTTTTGTAGCAGTGGCTGTATCCTCTTGGGGTCTCCAACTCAG AATAGCACTGCTGTCACTCCTACAGTGCTGTGGGAGGAGTCAGAGATTATGCAGAAGGAATTGAAGTTGCTGCAGTACCAGTTGA GACCTCCATACATGTTCTCCAATCTAAGCTGCCTCTGGCCACTACCTTCACCatgtctgtttcttcatttagCTTTGAATGCAGTCTTCTGGACAGTAACAGTAGCTGGGAACTTTTATGGAAGCCAG aTCCCCAGAGGAGCACCCTTTCTATACTGGAGCCCAGAAGCTTTCAGCTCCATGCCCAGAGTCTTAAGCAAGAGGGCCTATTCCTTTGGGGCCCCAAGATGCTCTTGA
- the MMACHC gene encoding cyanocobalamin reductase / alkylcobalamin dealkylase, translating to MEPKVAELKQKIEDILCPFGFEVYPFQVAWYNELLPPAFHLLLPGPTLAFLVLSTPAMFDQALKPFLQSCHLRMLTDPVDQCVAYHLGRVRESLPELQIEVIADYEVHPNRRPKILAQTAAHVAGAAYYYQRQDVEADPWGNQHISGVCIHPRFGGWFAIRGVVLLPGIEVPDLPPRKPHDCVPTRAARIALLEGFNFHWRDWTYRDAVTPQERYSEEQKAYFSTPPAQRLALLGLVQPSEKPSSPSPDFPFTTHTPKKPGKPSRARSWLSPRVSPPASPGP from the exons ATGGAGCCGAAAGTCGCAGAGCTGAAGCAGAAGATCGAGGACATACTATGTCCTTTTGGCTTCGAGGTTTACCCCTTCCAG GTGGCATGGTACAATGAACTCTTGCCTCCAGCCTTCCAcctactgctgccaggacctaCCCTGGCCTTCCTGGTACTCAGCACACCTGCCATGTTTGACCAGGCCCTCAAGCCCTTCTTGCAGAGCTGCCACCTCCGAATGCTGACCGACCCAGTGGACCAGTGTGTGGCCTACCATCTGGGCCGTGTTAGAGAG AGCCTCCCAGAGCTGCAGATAGAAGTCATTGCTGACTACGAAGTGCACCCCAACCGACGCCCCAAGATCCTGGCCCAGACAGCAGCCCATGTGGCAGGGGCTGCTTACTACTACCAACGACAAGATGTGGAGGCTGACCCATGGGGGAACCAG CACATATCAGGTGTGTGCATACACCCCCGATTTGGGGGCTGGTTTGCCATCCGAGGGGTAGTGCTGCTGCCAGGGATAGAGGTGCCAGATCTGCCACCCAGAAAACCTCATGACTGTGTACCTACAAGAGCTGCCCGTATCGCCCTACTCGAAGGCTTCAATTTCCACTGGCGAGACTGGACTTACCGGGATGCTGTGACACCCCAGGAGCGCTACTCAGAAGAGCAGAAGGCCTACTTCTCCACTCCGCCTGCCCAACGATTGGCCCTCCTGGGCTTGGTTCAGCCCTCAGAGAAGCCTAGTTCTCCCTCCCCAGACTTTCCTTttaccacacacacccccaagaAGCCTGGGAAGCCCAGCAGAGCCCGGAGCTGGCTCAGCCCCAGGGTCTCACCACCTGCATCCCCTGGCCCTTGA
- the PRDX1 gene encoding peroxiredoxin-1, producing the protein MSSGNAKIGHPAPNFKATAVMPDGQFKDISLSDYKGKYVVFFFYPLDFTFVCPTEIIAFSDRAEEFKKLNCQVIGASVDSHFCHLAWINTPKKQGGLGPMNIPLVSDPKRTIAQDYGVLKADEGISFRGLFIIDDKGILRQITVNDLPVGRSVDETLRLVQAFQFTDKHGEVCPAGWKPGSDTIKPDVQKSKEYFSKQK; encoded by the exons ATGTCTTCAGGAAATGCTAAAATTGGGCACCCTGCCCCCAACTTCAAAGCCACAGCCGTTATGCCAGATGGTCAGTTTAAAGATATCAGCCTGTCTGACTACAAAG GAAAATATGTTGTGTTCTTCTTTTATCCTCTTGACTTCACCTTTGTGTGCCCTACGGAGATCATTGCTTTCAGTGATAGGGCAGAAGAATTTAAGAAACTCAACTGCCAAGTGATTGGTGCTTCTGTGGATTCTCACTTCTGTCATCTAGCATG GATCAACACACCTAAGAAACAAGGAGGACTGGGACCCATGAACATTCCTTTGGTATCAGACCCGAAGCGCACCATTGCTCAGGATTATGGGGTCTTAAAGGCTGATGAAGGCATTTCATTCAG GGGCCTCTTTATCATTGATGATAAGGGTATTCTTCGGCAGATCACTGTAAATGACCTCCCTGTTGGCCGCTCTGTGGATGAGACTTTGAGACTAGTTCAGGCCTTCCAGTTCACTGACAAACATGGGGAAG TGTGCCCTGCTGGCTGGAAACCTGGCAGTGATACCATCAAGCCTGATGTCCAAAAGAGCAAAGAATATTTCTCCAAGCAGAAGTGA